The Methylobacterium currus genome contains a region encoding:
- a CDS encoding Crp/Fnr family transcriptional regulator, with protein MAEFLIRKLENFTSLSSDDKHALDQASRQRTRRIRSRDDIVHEGDLPQGVNLILDGWACRYKTLEDGRRQIIAYLLPGDLCDHNVSVLGEMDHSIGTVTAVTLAEIPTETMRQMTAGHARLSQALCWESLVAAAIQREWTVNIGQRTAFERLGHLLCELYVRLRAIGLTQGNTCELPLTQAEIADTIGLSVVHVNRTLQELRSVGLISLRGRELTIHRPEALQRAVQFNPNYLHLGREGRHLDANES; from the coding sequence TTGGCTGAGTTTCTCATTCGCAAGCTCGAGAACTTCACGAGCTTGTCATCCGATGACAAGCACGCGCTCGATCAGGCGTCGCGCCAGCGTACACGCCGCATCCGGTCGCGGGACGACATCGTTCACGAGGGTGATCTTCCGCAGGGTGTGAACCTGATCCTCGATGGTTGGGCGTGCCGCTACAAGACGCTGGAGGATGGCCGCCGCCAGATCATCGCCTATCTGCTGCCGGGCGACCTATGCGACCACAACGTGTCGGTCCTGGGCGAGATGGATCACTCGATCGGCACCGTCACCGCGGTCACCCTGGCCGAGATTCCCACCGAGACCATGCGCCAGATGACCGCCGGCCATGCCCGGCTGTCGCAGGCCCTGTGCTGGGAATCCCTGGTGGCGGCGGCGATCCAGCGCGAATGGACGGTGAATATCGGCCAGCGCACCGCCTTCGAGCGCCTCGGTCACCTGCTCTGCGAACTCTACGTGCGGTTGCGCGCCATCGGGCTCACCCAGGGCAATACGTGCGAGCTGCCCCTGACCCAGGCCGAGATCGCCGACACGATCGGTCTGTCGGTGGTCCACGTCAACCGCACGCTGCAGGAGCTGCGCAGCGTCGGGCTGATCTCCCTGCGGGGTCGCGAACTCACCATCCACCGGCCCGAGGCGCTGCAGCGGGCCGTGCAGTTCAACCCGAACTACCTTCATCTGGGCCGCGAAGGGCGGCACCTCGATGCCAATGAGTCGTGA